A region from the Felis catus isolate Fca126 chromosome F1, F.catus_Fca126_mat1.0, whole genome shotgun sequence genome encodes:
- the CF1H1orf74 gene encoding UPF0739 protein C1orf74 homolog, whose product MLLPDPMSTPSPQMLVAAAQQTLGMGKRRGPPRAVCLHLAGEVLAVARGLKPALLYDCSCAGTSELQSYLEELQGLGFLTQGLHILEIGENILIVSPEHVCQRLEQVLLGTIAFVDVSSSQPHPSICSLDQLQDLKAIMVEIITHLQGLQRDLSLEVSCSRLRSSDWNLCTVFGILLGYPVPYTFHLNQGDDNCLALTPLRVFTARISWLLGQSPVLLYSFSVPESLFPALREIINTWEKDLRTRCRRQNDFADLSISSEIVTLPAVAL is encoded by the coding sequence ATGTTGCTTCCAGATCCCATGTCAACACCAAGTCCTCAGATGCTGGTGGCAGCTGCTCAGCAGACCCTGGGCATGGGAAAGAGACGGGGCCCACCCCGAGCCGTCTGCCTTCACCTAGCTGGAGAGGTGCTGGCCGTGGCCCGGGGACTGAAGCCAGCCCTGCTCTATGATTGCAGTTGTGCAGGGACATCAGAGCTCCAGAGCTATCTGGAGGAGTTGCAGGGCTTGGGCTTCCTGACCCAGGGACTTCACATCCTTGAGATTGGAGAAAACATCCTGATTGTCAGTCCTGAGCATGTATGTCAGCGCTTGGAGCAGGTACTGCTTGGTACCATAGCCTTTGTGGATGTTTCCAGCTCCCAACCTCACCCTTCTATTTGCTCCCTGGACCAACTTCAGGATTTGAAGGCCATAATGGTTGAGATCATCACACATTTGCAAGGGCTGCAGAGGGACTTATCCCTGGAAGTCTCCTGCAGCAGACTTCGTTCTTCAGACTGGAATCTCTGTACTGTGTTTGGGATCCTCCTGGGTTATCCTGTTCCATATACCTTTCATCTGAACCAGGGAGATGACAACTGCTTAGCCCTGACCCCACTACGGGTTTTCACTGCCCGGATCTCATGGCTGCTTGGTCAGTCCCCAGTCTTGCTCTATTCCTTTAGTGTCCCAGAGAGCTTGTTCCCAGCCCTGAGGGAGATTATAAACACTTGGGAGAAGGACCTTAGAACTCGATGTAGGAGGCAGAATGACTTTGCTGACTTGAGCATCTCCTCCGAGATAGTCACATTGCCAGCTGTggctctctga